One stretch of Zingiber officinale cultivar Zhangliang chromosome 6B, Zo_v1.1, whole genome shotgun sequence DNA includes these proteins:
- the LOC121988727 gene encoding two-component response regulator ARR2-like isoform X1 — protein MLDSEGAAAAPEFPVGLRVLLVDDDPTCLKILDRMLRKCLYHVTTCSQAMAALNILRAKKECFDLVLSDVYMPDMDGFKLLEHIGLEMDLPVIMMSADDHKDVVMKGVTHGACDYIIKPVRMESLKNIWQHVVRKKKNESKELDNSGSLDDNDRQRGVVDEGDNASSVCAGSWKSVKRKKVEGKDDDDDDEAVEEHEDPSHAKKSRVVWSVDLHQKFVNAVHHLGVDKAVPKKILELMSVAGLTRENVASHLQKYRLYLRRVSMPQYQGRLDSFAGCQDASYGSVGLIDSFNVHGLAVSTQIPLQSRTSIHPAPRSNTNVGIGASTVGQLGLIASGAPPNMVFPSVQQMNKQMSNTRGSSSNIQSSQLGQTPSVVQPYGSMSLQFGEEMPNFLTSSQASNFSLPGGTMSEQMNKSLTMQQTHNLQQFSFSQPRSNISILHSSGQLLNNNASNSSRFSSALMQQTSSNESSNHILGRLGITTNITSSPANYMKSSFSSFPQDLYVDAQSSFMNELSGNSYPSSSCIGVSPQTTSFQSLGSNNDLKGKIENVPGFNTINEHQNRSHEWKLQSVNIPYQTDHIVDFEQSNILSHSSLMSHHNTVATVSNRDNNSSVTVKEEIISLSNDIDVEKTTSFAQHKNANIDDDSIRLHYGVGPDMSYQDVLLDDIQNELMTVVGNQDPC, from the exons ATGCTGGATTCCGAGGGTGCTGCTGCGGCGCCGGAGTTCCCAGTCGGCCTCCGGGTGCTCCTCGTCGACGATGACCCCACCTGCCTTAAGATCCTCGACCGGATGCTCCGCAAGTGCCTCTACCACG TGACGACTTGCTCCCAGGCGATGGCGGCGCTTAATATTTTACGAGCGAAGAAGGAGTGCTTCGATTTGGTGCTGTCCGATGTTTACATGCCCGATATGGACGGGTTCAAGTTGTTGGAGCATATCGGGTTGGAGATGGATCTCCCTGTCATCA TGATGTCTGCGGATGACCATAAAGATGTTGTCATGAAGGGTGTCACACATGGTGCCTGTGATTATATCATAAAGCCTGTTCGGATGGAGTCACTGAAGAATATATGGCAGCatgtggtgaggaagaagaaaaatgaatCGAAGGAGTTGGATAACTCTGGGAGTCTTGACGATAATGATAGGCAGAGAGGGGTTGTGGATGAAGGAGACAATGCTTCCTCTGTGTGTGCAGGGAGTTGGAAGAGTGTGAAGAGGAAAAAAGTGGAAGGGAAGGAtgatgacgacgacgacgaggCAGTGGAAGAGCATGAAGACCCTTCACATGCAAAGAAATCTAGGGTTGTATGGTCTGTTGATCTCCACCAAAAATTTGTGAATGCTGTCCATCATCTGGGCGTTGACA AGGCTGTTCCTAAGAAAATTCTCGAGTTGATGAGTGTAGCTGGACTTACCAGGGAAAATGTTGCAAGTCACTTGCAG AAATATCGCCTATATTTGAGAAGAGTAAGTATGCCACAGTATCAGGGAAGACTAGATTCATTTGCAGGTTGCCAGGATGCATCTTATGGATCAGTGGGTTTGATCGACAGTTTTAATGTTCACGGTCTTGCTGTTTCTACTCAGATTCCCCTACAAAGCCGAACATCAATACACCCAGCACCGAGAAGTAACACAAATGTTGGCATCGGTGCGTCAACTGTTGGTCAATTAGGTCTCATTGCTTCTGGTGCACCACCAAACATGGTTTTCCCATCTGTTCAGCAAATGAATAAACAGATGAGCAACACTCGTGGATCCTCTAGCAACATTCAATCAAGCCAATTAGGGCAGACACCCTCAGTAGTTCAACCATATGGGAGCATGAGTTTACAGTTTGGGGAAGAAATGCCGAATTTTCTTACATCTTCACAAGCATCAAACTTCTCGCTGCCCGGAGGCACTATGAGTGAACAAATGAACAAGTCATTAACAATGCAGCAGACTCACAATTTGCAACAATTTTCTTTCTCTCAGCCAAGGAGCAATATCAGTATCCTACATTCAAGTGGGCAATTATTGAATAATAATGCAAGTAATAGTTCTAGGTTTTCATCAGCTTTAATGCAGCAAACATCTTCGAATGAGAGCTCAAATCATATTTTAGGAAGGCTGGGCATTACCACAAATATTACATCCTCACCTGCCAACTACATGAAGTCATCGTTTAGTTCCTTTCCTCAGGACCTCTATGTCGATGCACAGAGCAGCTTCATGAATGAACTATCTGGAAATTCCTATCCTTCTTCAAGTTGCATTGGAGTTTCACCACAGACGACAAGTTTCCAGTCGCTCGGTAGCAATAATGACTTGAAAGGAAAAATCGAAAATGTTCCAGGTTTCAATACCATCAATGAACATCAAAACAGAAGCCATGAGTGGAAGTTGCAAAGTGTTAATATTCCATACCAAACAGATCATATTGTTGACTTTGAACAAAGCAATATACTGTCTCACTCGTCGTTAATGAGTCATCACAATACAGTTGCTACTGTGTCTAATAGAGATAACAATAGCAGTGTCACAGTTAAAGAAGAAATAATATCACTGTCAAATGATATTGATGTTGAGAAAACAACCAGTTTTGCTCAGCACAAAAATGCAAATATAGATGATGACTCCATCAGATTACATTATGGAGTTGGTCCAGACATGAGTTATCAAGATGTGTTGCTCGATGACATACAAAATGAGCTCATGACTGTTGTCGGAAACCAG GATCCATGCTGA
- the LOC121988727 gene encoding two-component response regulator ARR2-like isoform X2 translates to MFTCPIWTGSSCWSISVMSADDHKDVVMKGVTHGACDYIIKPVRMESLKNIWQHVVRKKKNESKELDNSGSLDDNDRQRGVVDEGDNASSVCAGSWKSVKRKKVEGKDDDDDDEAVEEHEDPSHAKKSRVVWSVDLHQKFVNAVHHLGVDKAVPKKILELMSVAGLTRENVASHLQKYRLYLRRVSMPQYQGRLDSFAGCQDASYGSVGLIDSFNVHGLAVSTQIPLQSRTSIHPAPRSNTNVGIGASTVGQLGLIASGAPPNMVFPSVQQMNKQMSNTRGSSSNIQSSQLGQTPSVVQPYGSMSLQFGEEMPNFLTSSQASNFSLPGGTMSEQMNKSLTMQQTHNLQQFSFSQPRSNISILHSSGQLLNNNASNSSRFSSALMQQTSSNESSNHILGRLGITTNITSSPANYMKSSFSSFPQDLYVDAQSSFMNELSGNSYPSSSCIGVSPQTTSFQSLGSNNDLKGKIENVPGFNTINEHQNRSHEWKLQSVNIPYQTDHIVDFEQSNILSHSSLMSHHNTVATVSNRDNNSSVTVKEEIISLSNDIDVEKTTSFAQHKNANIDDDSIRLHYGVGPDMSYQDVLLDDIQNELMTVVGNQDPC, encoded by the exons ATGTTTACATGCCCGATATGGACGGGTTCAAGTTGTTGGAGCATATCGG TGATGTCTGCGGATGACCATAAAGATGTTGTCATGAAGGGTGTCACACATGGTGCCTGTGATTATATCATAAAGCCTGTTCGGATGGAGTCACTGAAGAATATATGGCAGCatgtggtgaggaagaagaaaaatgaatCGAAGGAGTTGGATAACTCTGGGAGTCTTGACGATAATGATAGGCAGAGAGGGGTTGTGGATGAAGGAGACAATGCTTCCTCTGTGTGTGCAGGGAGTTGGAAGAGTGTGAAGAGGAAAAAAGTGGAAGGGAAGGAtgatgacgacgacgacgaggCAGTGGAAGAGCATGAAGACCCTTCACATGCAAAGAAATCTAGGGTTGTATGGTCTGTTGATCTCCACCAAAAATTTGTGAATGCTGTCCATCATCTGGGCGTTGACA AGGCTGTTCCTAAGAAAATTCTCGAGTTGATGAGTGTAGCTGGACTTACCAGGGAAAATGTTGCAAGTCACTTGCAG AAATATCGCCTATATTTGAGAAGAGTAAGTATGCCACAGTATCAGGGAAGACTAGATTCATTTGCAGGTTGCCAGGATGCATCTTATGGATCAGTGGGTTTGATCGACAGTTTTAATGTTCACGGTCTTGCTGTTTCTACTCAGATTCCCCTACAAAGCCGAACATCAATACACCCAGCACCGAGAAGTAACACAAATGTTGGCATCGGTGCGTCAACTGTTGGTCAATTAGGTCTCATTGCTTCTGGTGCACCACCAAACATGGTTTTCCCATCTGTTCAGCAAATGAATAAACAGATGAGCAACACTCGTGGATCCTCTAGCAACATTCAATCAAGCCAATTAGGGCAGACACCCTCAGTAGTTCAACCATATGGGAGCATGAGTTTACAGTTTGGGGAAGAAATGCCGAATTTTCTTACATCTTCACAAGCATCAAACTTCTCGCTGCCCGGAGGCACTATGAGTGAACAAATGAACAAGTCATTAACAATGCAGCAGACTCACAATTTGCAACAATTTTCTTTCTCTCAGCCAAGGAGCAATATCAGTATCCTACATTCAAGTGGGCAATTATTGAATAATAATGCAAGTAATAGTTCTAGGTTTTCATCAGCTTTAATGCAGCAAACATCTTCGAATGAGAGCTCAAATCATATTTTAGGAAGGCTGGGCATTACCACAAATATTACATCCTCACCTGCCAACTACATGAAGTCATCGTTTAGTTCCTTTCCTCAGGACCTCTATGTCGATGCACAGAGCAGCTTCATGAATGAACTATCTGGAAATTCCTATCCTTCTTCAAGTTGCATTGGAGTTTCACCACAGACGACAAGTTTCCAGTCGCTCGGTAGCAATAATGACTTGAAAGGAAAAATCGAAAATGTTCCAGGTTTCAATACCATCAATGAACATCAAAACAGAAGCCATGAGTGGAAGTTGCAAAGTGTTAATATTCCATACCAAACAGATCATATTGTTGACTTTGAACAAAGCAATATACTGTCTCACTCGTCGTTAATGAGTCATCACAATACAGTTGCTACTGTGTCTAATAGAGATAACAATAGCAGTGTCACAGTTAAAGAAGAAATAATATCACTGTCAAATGATATTGATGTTGAGAAAACAACCAGTTTTGCTCAGCACAAAAATGCAAATATAGATGATGACTCCATCAGATTACATTATGGAGTTGGTCCAGACATGAGTTATCAAGATGTGTTGCTCGATGACATACAAAATGAGCTCATGACTGTTGTCGGAAACCAG GATCCATGCTGA
- the LOC121990509 gene encoding uncharacterized protein LOC121990509 — protein sequence MDSSSSSYKGGLQGYWKQRACAAGRRRRSLPAADLGRGGPAARRGSGSSWSWRIMKAAPRMSFLRAGAASPRRLIARVRDAYVRMMLGFARAAPISTAPRLMARPPQLKEYDDEKVIVEIYKSLVDAAAAAVRR from the coding sequence ATGGACTCTTCTTCGTCCTCCTACAAAGGCGGCCTCCAAGGCTACTGGAAGCAGAGAGCCTGCGCCGCCGGTCGCCGCCGGCGCAGTCTCCCTGCGGCGGATCTCGGCCGAGGCGGCCCCGCCGCGCGACGCGGCTCCGGAAGCAGCTGGTCGTGGAGAATAATGAAGGCGGCGCCGCGCATGTCCTTCCTCCGTGCCGGCGCCGCCTCTCCCAGGCGGCTGATCGCCCGCGTCCGCGACGCCTACGTGCGGATGATGCTGGGCTTCGCCCGCGCCGCTCCAATCTCCACCGCCCCCCGCTTGATGGCGCGGCCCCCGCAGCTCAAGGAGTACGACGACGAGAAGGTCATCGTCGAGATTTACAAGTCCCTCGtcgacgccgccgccgccgccgtccgGCGATAA